From Rhodothermales bacterium, a single genomic window includes:
- a CDS encoding type II toxin-antitoxin system VapC family toxin — MIRYLLDTNILSELVRPQPDPRVQERYRVHEQEGAIASAVWHELLYGVERLAPGRRRDALARYMTEVVQASLPVLPYDAEAAQWHARQRARLEAQGKPRPALDGMIAAVAASRGLILVTRNTGDFAGYDGLHVENWFEGGDG; from the coding sequence GTGATCCGGTACCTCCTCGACACCAACATCCTCTCGGAACTGGTTCGTCCACAGCCAGACCCCCGCGTGCAGGAACGCTACCGCGTCCACGAACAGGAGGGGGCCATCGCGAGCGCCGTCTGGCACGAGCTCCTCTACGGCGTGGAGCGGCTTGCACCGGGTCGGCGGCGCGATGCGCTGGCGCGCTACATGACCGAGGTGGTTCAGGCGTCGCTGCCCGTGCTGCCCTACGATGCGGAGGCGGCGCAGTGGCACGCTCGCCAGCGCGCACGCCTCGAAGCACAAGGGAAGCCGCGCCCCGCACTCGACGGCATGATCGCGGCCGTGGCCGCCTCGCGCGGCCTCATCCTCGTCACCCGCAACACCGGCGACTTCGCGGGCTACGACGGCCTCCACGTCGAGAACTGGTTCGAGGGCGGCGATGGCTGA
- a CDS encoding helix-turn-helix transcriptional regulator, with translation MIRTDTEYRRALQRLKEETETIRAQRDHLAGLGLSDDEVERAMQPMLSFHAQLEEEVDAYDKMKRGDLGPLQSLTAIGRWLVGARIARGLTQADLAERLGVDPSQVSRDERNDYRAVTVERAQRIMEALGVRFTARAESLLASDDTPAEYA, from the coding sequence ATGATCCGCACCGACACCGAGTACCGCCGGGCGCTCCAGCGCCTGAAAGAGGAGACCGAGACGATCCGCGCTCAGCGCGACCACCTCGCCGGCCTCGGCCTCTCCGACGACGAGGTCGAGCGCGCGATGCAGCCGATGCTCTCGTTCCACGCCCAGCTCGAAGAGGAGGTGGACGCCTACGACAAGATGAAGAGGGGGGACCTCGGCCCGCTCCAGTCGCTCACGGCCATCGGCCGCTGGCTCGTGGGGGCCCGCATCGCCCGGGGCCTCACCCAGGCCGACCTCGCCGAGCGCCTCGGCGTCGACCCCTCCCAGGTCTCGCGCGACGAGCGGAACGACTACCGCGCCGTCACCGTCGAGCGCGCGCAGCGGATCATGGAGGCCCTCGGCGTCCGGTTCACCGCCCGCGCCGAGAGCCTCCTCGCGTCGGACGACACCCCGGCGGAGTACGCATAG
- a CDS encoding DUF4062 domain-containing protein, with the protein MSDAKPRVFVSSVMADFEPFREAARAGTTAGGGEPIMAEDWSSQGVSSRTACLDLVASSDALLLIVGERGGGPATYRLLVVEEELRAARHRKLLVRVFSCRRG; encoded by the coding sequence ATGAGCGACGCGAAACCCAGAGTGTTCGTGAGCTCGGTTATGGCGGACTTCGAACCCTTCCGAGAGGCCGCACGGGCAGGCACCACGGCAGGGGGCGGCGAGCCCATCATGGCTGAGGACTGGTCCTCGCAGGGCGTCTCCTCCCGAACGGCGTGCCTCGACCTGGTCGCCTCCTCCGACGCGCTCCTCCTGATCGTCGGCGAGCGGGGAGGGGGGCCGGCCACGTATAGGCTGCTCGTCGTGGAGGAGGAACTACGGGCGGCGCGTCATCGGAAGCTACTCGTCCGCGTGTTTTCGTGCAGGAGAGGGTAG